Below is a window of Leptospiraceae bacterium DNA.
AAGATACACCTACCTTTGGTTCAAAGCAACCAAGTTAGGACAATTCCAAGTTTTCTGCACTGAGTATTGTGGTTTAGAGCATTCCAATATGCCTGCCACTGTAAATGTAATGCCAGAGGCAGAATATGATGCTTGGGTTAGAGCCTATGTCCCAGAAGCAAGTGGTGGTGGATTAGCCGATAAAGGAAAAGAAATCTTCACTGAAAGAGGTTGCACAGCATGTCACTCTGTCAATGGAACTAGAATTGTAGGACCTACCATGAAGGGACTATCTGGAGCAAAAAGAGAGTTTGCAGATGGTAGCTCTGCGGTGGCGGATGATGCTTATTTACGTGAGTCAATTCTGAATTCCGGTGCCAAGATTGTGAAAGACTATCCAGCAGCGATGCCTATTTTCAAAGGGCAAATCGAAGAAGAAGACGTTTCAGCATTAATTGATTATATCAAGAGTTTAAAGTAGGAGTTCACATGGCGCATACAGAAACACATAGTCATGATTATTTGAATCATCAGAAGGGCTTATGGTCTTGGCTAACAACGATTGACCATAAGAGAATTGGAATCATGTATTTGATTGTAATTCTATTCTTTTTCTTAATTGGGGGCATTTTTGCCCTTTTAATCCGTATGGAATTATTTACAGCCGGTCCAACACTAGGCATTGATCCAGGGACTTACAATCGACTCATGACTTTTCATGGGGCGATTATGGTCTTCATGGTAATCGTTCCTGGCATTCCATCTATCTTTGGTAACTTTCTAATTCCAATTATGATAGGCGCAAAGGACGTTGCATTTCCTCGACTAAATCTAGCTAGCTGGTATGTATTTATGACGGGTGCGATCATTGCGTTTGCTTCTTTGTTTTTTGGAGGAGCGGATACAGGATGGACATTTTACACTCCCTATAGTATCAGACAACCAAACGGAGTAATCTTTGTAGTGCTCGGAGCATTCACAATGGGGATGGCTTCTATTTTAACAGGTCTTAATTTTATCGTAACCGTTCATAAATTGAGAGCGCCAGGTCAGACAATGACTCGGATTCCTCTTTTTGTTTGGGCAACTTACGCGACTGCGATCATTCAAGTATTAGCAACTCCGGTATTAGGTATAACACTCTTACTCCTAATCGCTGAAAAGACATTAGGCGTTGGGATTTTTGATCCTGCGTTAGGGGGAGATCCAGTATTGTTTCAACATTTCTTCTGGTTCTATTCTCATCCTGCTGTTTATATCATGGTTCTTCCTGCGATGGGGATTATCAGTGAGTTAATTGCTACTTATTCTAAAAAGACTGTGTTTGGTTATACTGCGATTGCTTATTCAAGCTTAGCGATTGCGGCAGTAAGTTTTATTGTTTGGGGACATCATATGTTTGTAAGTAGCCAATCAGAATTTGCTGGTATCATGTTCTCTATTATCACAATGCTTGTAGGAGTTCCTACTGCTATAAAACTTTTTAACTGGATTGCAACGATGTATATGGGTTCTATTAAGCTAGATGCTCCTATGCTTTTTGCGATTGGGTTTATGTTCTTGTTCACAATCGGTGGATTGACAGGTGTTTGGCTTGCAACTCTTGGAATGGACGTTCACTTTCACGATACTTATTTTGTAGTGGCTCACTTCCATTATGTAATGGTTGGGGGAACACTGATGGCATTTACCGGTGGAATCTTCTATTGGTTTCCTAAAATGTTTGGAAAGATTTGTAAAGATAGCATTGCGAGAGTTTCTTGGGTGTTTATTTTCACTGGCTTTAATGTTACCTTCTTCCCACAATTCATCTTAGGTGCGATGGGTATGCCAAGAAGATACTTCGACTATCTTCCACAGTATGAATCTTTGAATCAAGTCTCTACAGTTGGGTCTTGGCTCATTGGATTTGGATTTTTAATTGCTCTTTATGCTATTATAGATGGGCTTTTGAGAGGCGAAAAGGCTTCGAATAATCCTTGGGGCGGAACTACTTTAGAGTGGTTAGCTACTTCTCCTCCTCACCATGAAAATTTTGAAAAAACTCCAGTAGTAAGTGTAGGTCCGTATGAGTACCGTTAAAACAGAATCCCATTTTCATCACGCTCACCACTTTGACAGTGCTGAGCATCAATATTCTTCAGCCAAGCAGGGTATTTGGCTGTTTATGGTTACCGAAATTTTAATGTTCGGTGGATTGTTCGTTGCGTATTTGATTTACAAATCACTGTATGCACCTGTGTTTCATGTTGGAAGTTCTTACCTCGACGTGAAGATGGGAACGATCAATACATTCCTTCTTATTACGAGTTCTTTTACAATGGCTTTGGGGATTTACTTCAACCAAAAGAATGAGCGTAAGAAAGCTGTGATCAGTCTTGCGCTTACAATTCTTTGTGCAATTGGATTTATGACTGTCAAGTTCTTTGAATACAATCATAAGATTCATTTAGGACTTGTTCCGGGTAAGTTTTTTAACAATCCTGAGTTTGTGCAAAAGGTAGCAGATTTTGCTACGAATATGCAAGCTACATCTTCGGCTTATCAAGAAATTGATATTGCAGCATTAAAAAAGATTGCTCCCTTATACTTTGGATTTTACTTTGTAATGACAGGTCTTCATGGTTTTCACGTAATCATTGGAGCTTGTTTGATTTTTTGGGTAATGATAAGAACAGCGAAGGGCGACTTTGGCTCAGAATACTACACTCCTGTTGAAGGTGTAGGTTTATTCTGGCATATTGTAGACTTGATCTGGATTTATTTATTCCCACTTTTATATTTAGTAGGTTAATGAGGAAATTACTATGGAAGAATTTGTAAATTACGCACTGTATTTTATAGCATGTGTTTGTGTTTTAGTTCCTTTATTTGGTTTAGGACTTGCACCGGGGATTATTGTGAACTTAGAATTAGCTGCAATTCTTGGAAGTCTGTATTCTCAAATCGTTGAGAAAGGCTTGATTAAAGCTCTTATCAAGGATAAGGGTGATTCTCCAATGATTAGACCGATGGTTCCCGCCTTAGAAAATGTGCAGAGAACCATTGATTCAATCGAAGACGGAACATTCGGAAAAAAAAAAATAGATAAACACGAAGAACATGGCCACCATATAATTCCAATTTCTGTCTACACAGGCGTTTTAGCTATATTAGCTGTCGGAACGATCATTACTGTTGGAGTAGCACAGCTAGATTTCGGACCTTGGAATACTGTGATTGCCATGTTCGTTGCAACGATCAAAGCAAGCTTTGTCTTGTTATTCTTCATGCATTTGAAGTATGATAACGCAATGAACAAGGTTATTTTTGGCTCGGGCTTTTTCTTTTTACTGATTTTATTCTCTTTTAGTGTTATCGATATTTATACGAGAGTAAAACCAATTTTAGGATTTCCTAAGTTTTAATGCCTAATCCTACCTGCAACTGCGGAACCGATAGAGCATCCCTGGATGCAGAAGAAAGTAGAAAGTATTCTAAGATGTCTATTTTTCTTCTGCTCTTTGGAGTATCTGCCGTTCCCATTTCCCTCGAATTCAAATGCAAAAAATGCGGTCAAACCTTTGATCGCCTGAGCGAAGAAGAATTAAAAAACTTTAAATACTAAATTGCTTTGCTTTCCTAACTAACTTCAGTTCGGTGTAACAGATATTTCATTTGTCATCCCCGAAATTCCGCCCTTTCGCTTCGCTCACACTACCGCCAAGCGATATCGGGCAATGTCATTAAGATAAGAGTTTTTCACCACGAAGAGCACGAAGTTCACGAAGGGGTTTATGAAGAAATCCTGTCTTTTCTTCGTGTTCTTCGTGCCCTTCGTGGTTAAATTTTTCTTAGTTTTCCTTAACTTAATGACATTGAGCGATATCGGGGATCTCAAGAAGTAGAGATTCTCGCTATACTCAGGGGTTGTGTAAAAACAAAGATTTTAATAAACCACGAAGAGCACGAAGTTCACGAAGGTCAAAATTTCCTAGGAAATTTTCTCTTTTTCTTCGTGTCCTTCGCGCTCTTCGTGGTAAAAAGAATGCTTTTACACAGTCCCCTCTGTTCATTACCGCTTAGCCTTTAAATCTACAAAACATATGGCTAAAAATAAAAAACTTCATTGAAAATTTAAAAAATTAGATTGAAAAAAATAAAAATTACATTGAAATTTTCGAGAATTTCAATGTAATTTTACAGAACTTCATTGAAAAAAAATAAAATTTCAATGAAGTTTTTTATTTTTGAAACAGGGAAAATTATTTTTAGAACAGGGCTTTTGTTTTCTTAAGTATTCAAAAAATTTTACTTAACCTGTAGCTTTGGTTTTATGAATGATAGTATCAAAGATAATGTCAATGTTAATGTCTAAGATACTTGTGAAATTTTAAGAGTATCTTTGATAGCATCATTCATAGAATTGTTGATAGTGTCTTTGATGTGGGGTTAATTGCTAGGAATGGATAACGTCTAATTTTTTACTCAGCAGCTTGCATTAGTATATCATGATACAGCACATCACTAATCCAAAAGCCTGCATCCTTTCGTAGTGCATCTAGTAGCGGCATAACTCGTTCTACCACACGCTTTTGTTATCATATTTTCTGTAAATGTATTAGATCTTGTTTTAAATCTTCTATGTCATAGTGAATGGGAATTTTTCTGGTAGCTAAAATCTTTTGGAATTGGAATTGATGCAACCCACAAAGCTTAGCAGCTTTGCCCAGACTCAATTTATTCATCTGGAAAAACAAAACAGAAATTTCCGTTAGAAATTCCTGTTCGGACATTCCAGTTTGATTTACAATTTCTGATGAGATTAAGACTGACATTAGTTTCATAGTAATCAATTTTAGAAGCCAGTCAAGTAATTTTGCTTGATGAGATACTTAAAAGAACAGACTGTCATTGGATAGATTGGCCGTTTCCAATTTGGAAATTGGTCGGGGGGAAGGCTAATATTGCAATAGTATCCCGCATTTAGTCTTAGTAGAATTCCCGATTGGATTTTTGCAATGATCTCTATTAAAACTCCTTGCTATTTTATTTTTCCAGTTTAGAATGACCTTGGGTAAGGTAAAAGTTATGATAAAAGAACAAGTAATAGAAATGATTCAGTCTCTACCCGAAGATGTATCCCTAGATAGGATATTGGAAGAGTTATTTTTTAAACTAGTTATCGATTCTTCTTTAAGACAATTGGATGAAGGTAAAGGTATCCCTCATTCACAAGTAGTGCAAGAATTTCTCTATGCCTGAAAATATCTACTGGTCTCCTAAAGCAATTGACCATCTCAGAGGAATCAGAGATTATATAGCTAAAGATTCTAACATCTATGCTAAAAATGTAATATCACAAATTCTTCAAAAAATAGAAGCAATAGGCAAATCTCCGTTATCTGGTAGAATTGTTCCCGAATACAATCAAAGTGAACTACGTGAAAGACGCTATGGCAATTACAGAATCGTATATAGAATAAAGACCGACAAAATAGAAATAGCCGCAATCTTTCATACTGCTCAAATTCTAAAAGATTTAGATTAACAGTTATTCGAATTTCCCTTTTCCTCCATTTACTAACCCAGCAGCTAATCACCATTTACCTTTTTACTACTCAATGAAACCATTTCCATAACTAGAAATTCCCATTTTTTTCCATTCCATCTACCTAAAATTGGGTAGATCGGCTTACAAAAAACGTATAAATCTACCCAATTTGAGGTATTTACAATCTTCGAAGAATATGCGATAATTGGTTATGGGAAAAGTTAGGTGATCGGGTAGATGCTAGTATTTTTTAATTCGTTTTCAACTCTCTTTTGCCACTTTCAATAATGGAAATAGTTTCAAATCAAAAAATGCAGGAAAACTAAACGATGACCTTTAAATCTAAATACTATTTTTTATTTAATAGCATAGTTCTAATCACTTTACTCTTTTATCTCCCTGTCTATTCGCAGGAAAAGAAAGGAAAACCAACCAAAG
It encodes the following:
- a CDS encoding cbb3-type cytochrome c oxidase subunit I is translated as MAHTETHSHDYLNHQKGLWSWLTTIDHKRIGIMYLIVILFFFLIGGIFALLIRMELFTAGPTLGIDPGTYNRLMTFHGAIMVFMVIVPGIPSIFGNFLIPIMIGAKDVAFPRLNLASWYVFMTGAIIAFASLFFGGADTGWTFYTPYSIRQPNGVIFVVLGAFTMGMASILTGLNFIVTVHKLRAPGQTMTRIPLFVWATYATAIIQVLATPVLGITLLLLIAEKTLGVGIFDPALGGDPVLFQHFFWFYSHPAVYIMVLPAMGIISELIATYSKKTVFGYTAIAYSSLAIAAVSFIVWGHHMFVSSQSEFAGIMFSIITMLVGVPTAIKLFNWIATMYMGSIKLDAPMLFAIGFMFLFTIGGLTGVWLATLGMDVHFHDTYFVVAHFHYVMVGGTLMAFTGGIFYWFPKMFGKICKDSIARVSWVFIFTGFNVTFFPQFILGAMGMPRRYFDYLPQYESLNQVSTVGSWLIGFGFLIALYAIIDGLLRGEKASNNPWGGTTLEWLATSPPHHENFEKTPVVSVGPYEYR
- a CDS encoding cytochrome c oxidase subunit 3 family protein produces the protein MSTVKTESHFHHAHHFDSAEHQYSSAKQGIWLFMVTEILMFGGLFVAYLIYKSLYAPVFHVGSSYLDVKMGTINTFLLITSSFTMALGIYFNQKNERKKAVISLALTILCAIGFMTVKFFEYNHKIHLGLVPGKFFNNPEFVQKVADFATNMQATSSAYQEIDIAALKKIAPLYFGFYFVMTGLHGFHVIIGACLIFWVMIRTAKGDFGSEYYTPVEGVGLFWHIVDLIWIYLFPLLYLVG
- a CDS encoding cytochrome C oxidase subunit IV family protein, with product MEEFVNYALYFIACVCVLVPLFGLGLAPGIIVNLELAAILGSLYSQIVEKGLIKALIKDKGDSPMIRPMVPALENVQRTIDSIEDGTFGKKKIDKHEEHGHHIIPISVYTGVLAILAVGTIITVGVAQLDFGPWNTVIAMFVATIKASFVLLFFMHLKYDNAMNKVIFGSGFFFLLILFSFSVIDIYTRVKPILGFPKF
- a CDS encoding DUF3368 domain-containing protein, which produces MVERVMPLLDALRKDAGFWISDVLYHDILMQAAE
- a CDS encoding UPF0175 family protein; its protein translation is MSVLISSEIVNQTGMSEQEFLTEISVLFFQMNKLSLGKAAKLCGLHQFQFQKILATRKIPIHYDIEDLKQDLIHLQKI
- a CDS encoding type II toxin-antitoxin system RelE/ParE family toxin, whose translation is MPENIYWSPKAIDHLRGIRDYIAKDSNIYAKNVISQILQKIEAIGKSPLSGRIVPEYNQSELRERRYGNYRIVYRIKTDKIEIAAIFHTAQILKDLD